The stretch of DNA CGGGGAAAAGGGGAAgagtcaaaaatctgcattggacaagctgtcaagaatctgcattggacaaggtgatgatgctggaactttggttttgtgctgttccagtgagcttTACAAAAATGACTGCCTGTAGAaaacaaaattccctcagtgcttgatgatatggggctgtgtgtcaggcaaaggcactggggggaTGGCtgaggttaaatcttcaataaatgcacaagtttacattgaaattttagacagctttcttatcccttcaattgaaaatatgtttgtcattttccaagatgacaatgcatcatgccacagagctaaaactgttaaagcattccttggagaaagactcatccagtcaacgtcatggcctgcaaatagcccagatctcaaccctactgAAAATCTGtgttgaaaattgaaaaaaaaaaaaaaaggtccacagcaaggctccaacctacaaggatgatctggcaactgcaatcaaagagagttggcaccaaattgatgaatactcatcaagtccatgcctctcagacggcaagctgtcataaaagccagaggtggtgctaacaaatactagagatgtgttttaattgttatttctttgttttttttctcatgattacatgttttcctcagaatggagtgattccatatatatttccctgcacttgctctataaaagtaacatttactgaccaccacaatgtttttattcatcctTTTAgtctttctgaatgctaaaaagtggcacttttgaactaattcattttttcaagctttttcctcagtttgttctacatgataaaatgtctgagtgagtgctcgcccaagactggtgattccatactttttgctaggggttgtagtaaaTATTAGGGtcaattaaaaggaaaaaggaggactacgagaTCTAAGTCGTACTATTACGTAGGGTACTGTAGCGgttatcagctacgcattttacgtacatgtaccgttgctgagagctacgacattagcctggctaatgaaatatttcaaatagatctttgttatggttgttgggaaacaaaatgtaaaaaaaaaaaaaaaaaaaaaaaaaaaagtcatatgacatgacgcaattttgccgtggcacgacatggtgaggcggtccgactccgatgcagcctaccaccacagcttcaaaaaaataaataaataaaaaaataaaaacccaaAAAATCCTGTATGTACAAgattcaaaaacaaaataatttggGGAAAACATTTCCTGTACCTCCTCATATTTCGTCCACTGCTCTTTGGGGAGGATCTGATGCTTCATGGTCAAATCCAGAGCTCTCTTGATACGGAAGATGCGGTCGTTGTAGAGGTTCTCCGGGAGCCTCCGCACGGCCTCCTTCACGTCATCGTCCTCGTATATCGTGTCGTCATACATTAAACCTAACAACAGGAGCCCAAATGTTAGGTCTAGCTGCTTTTCTAAATGACTGTTTCCTTCCCGTGCTTACCAATCTTATTGAAACCGCACAGGCCGTAGTACCACTTGCGGATACCTTGCAGAAGCCTGCCTGAAGCCACTGGGGTTGGGGGATGACACAAATTAACCAttagactagggctgcagctatcaattagtttagtagtcgattaatcgatgaactagttagttcgaataatcgagtaatcggataaggaacataaaaaattaaaataccaaaGATGACCACCAATtggtataataaaaataaataaggatctatgtacagcaaaagaacaattggctaacttacgtagcaaaagaacaactggctaacttacgtagcaaaagtctgctagcttgaatgctataagatactaaagtttttttttttttttttttttttttacaatgctgtcaacaaatggttcagacacatattcccacaaaaattcgctaaaatatatttttaaactaaattacgaatgcataaaaaaaaaaaaaattagctcaaacaaaaacttagcttagttggtcgtaacagggagcagttggattcagccatgtgaaatgaggcagaccagagggcagtgtatcaacccaaatcagtaaaacgAAATGCatacactttaaaaacaaaccattacaacgcctctttaattaaacgaatactcgaagcggcaaaatttaattcgaatcttattttctaatcgaatactcgagttgtacaattaatcgttgcagcactacattagACTTCAATAACAAATTTAAATGACATTTACAAAATTGTAATTCTGCTAGCTGGTATTTTCACCCATATTAGTCTCGCTAGTTCAGTCTAGTAAATTTGCTAAATACTGAGTTTTTAATATTGTTATTATGGTGGTACCTAAAGACTATTTTTGAGTGGTACTTGATGTAAATGAGGAAAAATTGCGCTAGCATTCTACGTTATGAACATTATAAATAGAAAACATGCATTCGCTGATTAAATATAAAAGTGTTCTCTTGGATAGTCAGCGCGTAAGACAGGTCAGCACTTTAGCCTTTAGCATTAGCTAGCAGGGAGACACTAGAGGACAAACGCGTGTTAAATACGTCCAAAGCGATTTAAAGGCATAAATTAGGAAGAATTGAGGACGGGTgttagtttaaaatatgtgtacTCGGTAAATTCGTTGGAATAGTGTAAATGTTATGATAGCGTGAGTTTCGTAAAACATGACGGACATTATTTTCTTACCTGATGCCCTCACCGCCATGTTGGATGTGCTATGATGCTAACAAAAGACAGGAAGTTATGCGCATGCGCGAATTATcgggacattttttttctttagcaaaagatgccaaacgttaccattttttttttcaatgtacactaccgttcaaaagtttggggtcacttagaaatatcctcctttttgaaagaaaagcacagtttttttttcaatggaaataacattaaactaatCAGAAAAACACTCTAAATATTATTAATGTGGTAAATGACTATTCTCGCAGGAAACGTCCGGTTTTAATGCAATATCTACGTAGTTTTGTAAAGAGGCTTATTTACAGCAAATATCACTCCAGTGTTCTAACGGTACATTGTGCCTGCTAGTTGCCTTAGAAGGATGATAGATGATTAGAAAACCTTGTGCAATTATGTTGGCACCGCTCAAAACAGCTTAGGTGGTTAGAGAAGCTATAAAACGGACCTTCCTTTGAGCTAGTTGGGTATCTGGAGCATCACCTTTGAGGGTTTGATTAAactctcaaaatggccagaaaaagacaactttaACATGAAACTTGAAAATGAGGGCTATTCCATAAGAGAAATTGCAAAGAAATTGAAGATTTCCAATAATGCTGTATACCACTCCCACAAACAAGATCGAACCAGAGTAGAAAGAAGTGGGAAGCCCGCTGCACAACCGAGCAAAAAGACAAGTACATAAGGGTCTGTAGTTTGAGAAATAGATGCCTCGCAGGTCCTCATTTAGCAGCTTCATTAAATAGTACCCGTAAAACGCCAGTTTCAATGTTGACAGTGAAGAGACGACTCTGTGatgcgtggcaaaaaaaaaaaagcccatatCTGAAACAGgctaataaaagtaaaaaataaatatgggcaaAAGAACACATTGTACAGAGGaatattggaaaaaagtgttatggtcagatgaatcatagtttgaggtgtttggactttggatcAAAGAGAAGAACATTTGGAAGATGCAGAACAACTGAAAAGATGCTGGAAGAGTGCCTGATGTCATCTGTCGTGTAAGCAACAAAAATTTCGCAAAACATATCTTTTAatggttttattaatttttgaatcTTCATTGAGGTTTAAAGTGTCTtttgaaacaacaaaaaatcttcCGACGTTGCTAAAGCCACATCAGTGCAAAAAATCTCATCTGGAGACGCCACCAAGCGATCCAGGGAAACGTAGTTAGCTTGCGCCGGGTCATACTGAGCCCTTCCCAGGTACTGGAGGAACAGGTGTCGCTCtcttattcgcaggaatttagCGTTGAAGACCTGAGATTAGAATAAAGAATATCAATACTTGTGTAAATTAAAATACAGCGAAAGATTTTCAAAGTACCTGTGGGAACTTAGTAATCAGGTGGTGTGGCACTTTCATGGTGTTGTGGAGGAAGTCGAATATTTGCGTCAATTTGTGCTTGTTGGTTGTCAGAATTTTGGGGACGGTCAACACGATGTGCTGGATCTCATTGGTTTTGAAGCCGAGCTCGATTTCGCAGACCTGGAACGGCGACGCGCacaaaaaatacttaaaatgtTAACAAAAACTGACTGGgttttgttgcatttttgtcTCATTGTATCACCTTTAAATTTTCTTTAACGGGCTCCAAGCTTCCACATAGCAATCTGGGTAGACGTGCGGCAAGGTTACGAGTCTGTAAAGGAATAAAAGTTGTTATGCAGTTACTAAGCCACCTAGCAGAGCAGTTCCCTTTAGTTCAGGTCACTGGTAGAGTcctttgaaatttgaaataaatacaatcCCAAAAACGGAGACCTTCTACCTCCATAAAAAGAGAATAATTTAGCCGTGAGAATTCTTACATTTGCTGCATTGAGGCCCAGCTGCTTCTGGTAGAAACCCAGTCGGTTGTCCAGCCTCTTTACGCTGAAGTTTAGAAGATAAGGAGCTCTGGACACCATCGACGCAACGTTCTCGTTGGTGAACTTCTTGGACTTGAGATAATTCACTCTTCACCACAAGAAGAGAGTGTGAAAACAATACACAAACAATATTTTGGGGCCTTGAATATCTGACAAAATGCTCCACAAataacagtctggattcttcaGGAAAATATTCCAGATATGAAATGAATGTGATGGTATattataggagtgggaacctcttggtatctcacggtacgatacgatttgcgatacaaagctcacgataacgatctgacgatacaatgattatcaatacattggtcaggaaatcattctagaatattctacaaacatctaataaacagaaaaacaagcttctgctgtgaattggaatgagtttatcactagtagacgtccaatccatttgaactgggagggtggcagcgaatgaacattcgttcattcgctgccatccgtattgaacgtctatggccgtcagtggcagccaaagccaggcaatgaggtaattttgggctatttaaggtcaattacctgttgattttcagttacatcctgttgattttgggggtttttttacgggtcacttcgtgtttattttgagttacagagcaggacgtgacctgggaatcacccaaatgaatagacagtgactcaaactcaacgggaaatgacctgtaatggcgtaccgcaagcaacacttcACTTCCgcttattaatattcatgatattagctactgttgctaagtagggacaagaaaccgtttgtccccaataggaaatgaatggaaatcgtgtacgaaggagatgtttacagagctaaacctaccaattttctccgaaaatgatgtgcctggtgccaaattcactggcaaagatgtggaagaacataaaaatgttcagttaaagagatggcttgagtgtcgaaggctgaaaaagacgaaaaaaacgagccgaccttagcacagccttagcttttttatcgacgcgactgacaatgacattctcctgttttaaCAAGCTAtcttttaccatcagccctgtctttcttatatatcctctggttgtcctacttctctgactgttcttgggggtaatttagttagctttgtgtagcgatcgcaaatgctactcagtgacagccaacgaacactttagattttttcattgataacaaatcttaattctataatttatatacacttcccccttactaaagtttttatatacagtatatatatatacagtatatatatatatatatatatatatatacaacaggaacggtaacagtggcagtcagataccattgtaattcttttcaggtcattcattgtcagacagaagcagtacggcacaacgttacgctaaaaaaataagttaaaaatataaaaatggcttacctctttgtcctctgatagaccatgccaacccaacaaaatgtttactgcatatgaaatgtgaatggattcaccgagctggtggtaaagtccgcgcaagttgattcggtcttcacattttttcctcccgagttttcggtttccggaaacgtatgacgaaaacatccttcatgtgtcgtaatgtctagagtcgtttctacaagttccaaaaaagcaatgcgtgattggcatgttcgtttttgaaacattaccggtgaaaagtagcacaaattccgttgtttctatgcgagggtctataatgtcccacttcggctttacttccgctttacgatacgacgtcacggtctaaaaatagcatgcgtgcggtacgccattgccctGAAAATAGGACAGAATGActatgaatgctctggtttcggatgaacaaacgttcccagtctaaatggattcagCGTTGTGCACTGTCAATGCTGCCtttgagttaactgagacactatgatggtggaagattttggtagcaacttgttggttcatttaaaaaaaaaaattcgattcttggcaggagcatatcgataaccttttgggatacaaagtatcacgatatatcaccatttcgatattttgtcacacccctagtatatTATGTCACCTAGCCTGAAGGTTTTCCAAATCCTCGGTGAGGAAAAACGGGTTTTGCGTGATGATAAAGCCCAGACGAGAGTCGTCCACGCCGATTGTTTTGAGGAACAGCAACCTTGGTGCGACGTCGGTGTCAAAGTGGAGTCGGAGAAGCATGGAGCCAACGTTGGGTCTCTGCTCCAACTTCCACAGGTTCACCCCT from Corythoichthys intestinalis isolate RoL2023-P3 chromosome 22, ASM3026506v1, whole genome shotgun sequence encodes:
- the LOC130910687 gene encoding cytochrome b-c1 complex subunit 7 translates to MAVRASVASGRLLQGIRKWYYGLCGFNKIGLMYDDTIYEDDDVKEAVRRLPENLYNDRIFRIKRALDLTMKHQILPKEQWTKYEEDVQYLTPYLTEVIRERKEREEWMKK
- the mterf3 gene encoding transcription termination factor 3, mitochondrial isoform X1; protein product: MQKQMASCCAQLCVKQRLLPHLKTATMSTCSQIRPCCKITRPNITLTQTKHPQRKHIRFYSDLIAKHQENKETTSQLQHIKDAVPLNESLTSLDLEASTESYALEEISDEEAVNLTPIPPIPPVSTSLRDYVDHSETLTKLVQLGVNLWKLEQRPNVGSMLLRLHFDTDVAPRLLFLKTIGVDDSRLGFIITQNPFFLTEDLENLQARVNYLKSKKFTNENVASMVSRAPYLLNFSVKRLDNRLGFYQKQLGLNAANTRNLAARLPRLLCGSLEPVKENLKVCEIELGFKTNEIQHIVLTVPKILTTNKHKLTQIFDFLHNTMKVPHHLITKFPQVFNAKFLRIRERHLFLQYLGRAQYDPAQANYVSLDRLVASPDEIFCTDVALATSEDFLLFQKTL
- the mterf3 gene encoding transcription termination factor 3, mitochondrial isoform X2, producing MKQMASCCAQLCVKQRLLPHLKTATMSTCSQIRPCCKITRPNITLTQTKHPQRKHIRFYSDLIAKHQENKETTSQLQHIKDAVPLNESLTSLDLEASTESYALEEISDEEAVNLTPIPPIPPVSTSLRDYVDHSETLTKLVQLGVNLWKLEQRPNVGSMLLRLHFDTDVAPRLLFLKTIGVDDSRLGFIITQNPFFLTEDLENLQARVNYLKSKKFTNENVASMVSRAPYLLNFSVKRLDNRLGFYQKQLGLNAANTRNLAARLPRLLCGSLEPVKENLKVCEIELGFKTNEIQHIVLTVPKILTTNKHKLTQIFDFLHNTMKVPHHLITKFPQVFNAKFLRIRERHLFLQYLGRAQYDPAQANYVSLDRLVASPDEIFCTDVALATSEDFLLFQKTL